A genome region from Anopheles stephensi strain Indian chromosome 2, UCI_ANSTEP_V1.0, whole genome shotgun sequence includes the following:
- the LOC118508384 gene encoding acyl-coenzyme A thioesterase 9, mitochondrial-like isoform X2, which produces MIATRVRFGGLQNIVQRQFCSSLQPKRYGLAQYQHTLNVAPASALISDTKTTLPVSSRGHRMFSSINYLRSDLECTAGTMNDVKQTIIQKLGIEVGYTPFVSTREHLVKYVPQSVSALPPRSMQDSFTSAIIPLTTDKILKDKYVGFMGNVRVGRLMEDMDMFAVWVVHKHVLVPDLPEGVSLPYTFVTVLVDKIDFTDLVPTHDADIRLSGHVSWVGRTSVEVVVWMEQKLHGKWRKLTRALFLMAARDATNTKAAFINPLVPANEEEKTIFDGGESRKKRRIQMQQEDLLKTEPNDFEQRMVHELFVKSIDTKSKAFNKRILPPGYVWMEDATMANIVFSHPEDRNAHNKVFGGFLMRNALELSWALAYNFAKRRPKLEHISDISFHHPVDVSSMLNMQAHVIFTDLHYMEIVVLADVYDAVTGQQTTTNSFYYTYSVAERLPKIMPKTYHEAMYYLDGRRKFRYAMGIDMATASAAAPPADTTKSKL; this is translated from the exons ATGATTGCAACCAGGGTCCGATTTGGTGGATTGCAGAATATAGTGCAACGCCAGTTTTGTAGCAGCTTGCAACCGAAACGATATGGGCTGGCACAATACCAACATACGCTAAATGTCGCCCCAGCAAGCGCACTGATAAGTGATACGAAAACAACCCTGCCAGTGTCGTCACGCGGTCATAG AATGTTTTCCAGCATCAACTATCTGCGGAGTGATTTGGAGTGTACGGCCGGGACGATGAATGATG TGAAACAAACGATAATACAAAAACTTGGCATTGAGGTCGGGTACACGCCGTTCGTAAGCACGCGCGAACATCTGGTCAAGTATGTGCCGCAATCCGTTAGTGCGCTGCCACCCCGCAGTATGCAGGATTCGTTTACATCGGCGATAATTCCGCTGACAACGGATAAAATTCTCAAGGACAAGTACGTCGGGTTCATGGGAAATGTGCGCGTCGGACGGCTGATGGAAGATATGGATATGTTTGCCG TATGGGTGGTTCATAAGCATGTGCTGGTGCCGGATCTACCAGAAGGTGTTTCGCTGCCGTACACCTTCGTTACCGTGCTGGTAGACAAGATAGACTTTACCGACCTGGTGCCAACGCACGATGCCGACATACGGCTTTCCGGCCACGTTAGCTGGGTGGGACGAACTTCCGTGGAGGTGGTCGTGTGGATGGAGCAGAAGCTGCACGGCAAATGGCGCAAGCTTACCCGCGCTCTGTTCCTGATGGCGGCTCGCGATGCTACCAACACGAAAGCGGCCTTTATCAATCCACTTGTGCCTGCAAACGAGGAGGAGAAAACTATTTTCGATGGAGGAGAAT CACGCAAAAAACGACGCATTCAGATGCAGCAGGAAGATTTGCTCaagaccgaaccgaacgattTCGAGCAACGGATGGTGCACGAACTGTTCGTCAAATCGATCGACACCAAGAGCAAAGCGTTCAACAAGCGCATCCTACCGCCCGGCTACGTCTGGATGGAGGATGCCACTATGGCGAACATAGTGTTTTCCCATCCCGAGGATCGTAACGCACACAACAAGGTGTTCGGTGGCTTTCTGATGCGAAATGCGCTCGAGCTGAGCTGGGCACTGGCATACAACTTTGCCAAACGACGTCCGAAGCTGGAACATATATCGGACATTAGCTTCCACCATCCGGTGGACGTTTCTTCGATGTTGAACATGCAGGCGCACGTTATCTTTACCGATCTGCATTACATGGAAATTGTTGTGCTGGCGGATGTGTACGACGCCGTCACGGGACAGCAAACGACAACGAACAGTTTCTACTACACCTACTCGGTCGCTGAGCGGTTGCCCAAGATAATGCCGAAAACGTACCACGAGGCAATGTATTATTTGGATGGACGCCGCAAGTTCCGGTACGCTATGGGTATCGATATGGCAACGGCTTCCGCTGCTGCACCACCGGCAGACACAACGAAAAGTAAACTGTAA
- the LOC118508384 gene encoding acyl-coenzyme A thioesterase 9, mitochondrial-like isoform X1, translating to MIATRVRFGGLQNIVQRQFCSSLQPKRYGLAQYQHTLNVAPASALISDTKTTLPVSSRGHRMFSSINYLRSDLECTAGTMNDVKQTIIQKLGIEVGYTPFVSTREHLVKYVPQSVSALPPRSMQDSFTSAIIPLTTDKILKDKYVGFMGNVRVGRLMEDMDMFAGKRSDGAAIGVRYKLAYNFVFVRALVSFTVWVVHKHVLVPDLPEGVSLPYTFVTVLVDKIDFTDLVPTHDADIRLSGHVSWVGRTSVEVVVWMEQKLHGKWRKLTRALFLMAARDATNTKAAFINPLVPANEEEKTIFDGGESRKKRRIQMQQEDLLKTEPNDFEQRMVHELFVKSIDTKSKAFNKRILPPGYVWMEDATMANIVFSHPEDRNAHNKVFGGFLMRNALELSWALAYNFAKRRPKLEHISDISFHHPVDVSSMLNMQAHVIFTDLHYMEIVVLADVYDAVTGQQTTTNSFYYTYSVAERLPKIMPKTYHEAMYYLDGRRKFRYAMGIDMATASAAAPPADTTKSKL from the exons ATGATTGCAACCAGGGTCCGATTTGGTGGATTGCAGAATATAGTGCAACGCCAGTTTTGTAGCAGCTTGCAACCGAAACGATATGGGCTGGCACAATACCAACATACGCTAAATGTCGCCCCAGCAAGCGCACTGATAAGTGATACGAAAACAACCCTGCCAGTGTCGTCACGCGGTCATAG AATGTTTTCCAGCATCAACTATCTGCGGAGTGATTTGGAGTGTACGGCCGGGACGATGAATGATG TGAAACAAACGATAATACAAAAACTTGGCATTGAGGTCGGGTACACGCCGTTCGTAAGCACGCGCGAACATCTGGTCAAGTATGTGCCGCAATCCGTTAGTGCGCTGCCACCCCGCAGTATGCAGGATTCGTTTACATCGGCGATAATTCCGCTGACAACGGATAAAATTCTCAAGGACAAGTACGTCGGGTTCATGGGAAATGTGCGCGTCGGACGGCTGATGGAAGATATGGATATGTTTGCCGGTAAGCGGTCGGATGGCGCAGCTATCGGTGTGCGATACAAACTTGcatataattttgtttttgtacgtGCTTTGGTTTCTTTCACAGTATGGGTGGTTCATAAGCATGTGCTGGTGCCGGATCTACCAGAAGGTGTTTCGCTGCCGTACACCTTCGTTACCGTGCTGGTAGACAAGATAGACTTTACCGACCTGGTGCCAACGCACGATGCCGACATACGGCTTTCCGGCCACGTTAGCTGGGTGGGACGAACTTCCGTGGAGGTGGTCGTGTGGATGGAGCAGAAGCTGCACGGCAAATGGCGCAAGCTTACCCGCGCTCTGTTCCTGATGGCGGCTCGCGATGCTACCAACACGAAAGCGGCCTTTATCAATCCACTTGTGCCTGCAAACGAGGAGGAGAAAACTATTTTCGATGGAGGAGAAT CACGCAAAAAACGACGCATTCAGATGCAGCAGGAAGATTTGCTCaagaccgaaccgaacgattTCGAGCAACGGATGGTGCACGAACTGTTCGTCAAATCGATCGACACCAAGAGCAAAGCGTTCAACAAGCGCATCCTACCGCCCGGCTACGTCTGGATGGAGGATGCCACTATGGCGAACATAGTGTTTTCCCATCCCGAGGATCGTAACGCACACAACAAGGTGTTCGGTGGCTTTCTGATGCGAAATGCGCTCGAGCTGAGCTGGGCACTGGCATACAACTTTGCCAAACGACGTCCGAAGCTGGAACATATATCGGACATTAGCTTCCACCATCCGGTGGACGTTTCTTCGATGTTGAACATGCAGGCGCACGTTATCTTTACCGATCTGCATTACATGGAAATTGTTGTGCTGGCGGATGTGTACGACGCCGTCACGGGACAGCAAACGACAACGAACAGTTTCTACTACACCTACTCGGTCGCTGAGCGGTTGCCCAAGATAATGCCGAAAACGTACCACGAGGCAATGTATTATTTGGATGGACGCCGCAAGTTCCGGTACGCTATGGGTATCGATATGGCAACGGCTTCCGCTGCTGCACCACCGGCAGACACAACGAAAAGTAAACTGTAA